In the Desulfobulbaceae bacterium genome, CTACGACCGTTATGCACCTCTGCCCGATCTTCCCTCTACCGTAGTTAGTTGGAAGGATTGCCGTAAAATGGTCATCGATAGTTTTACTGAGTTTTCTTCTGAACTCGGTGAAATAGCACAGCTATTTTTTGACAAAAACTGGATACACGCCCCCATTATCCCCGGAAAACGCGGTGGAGCATTCGCACATCCTTGCACTCCGGATGTTCATCCCTACCTGATGATCAACTACACAGGCAACCTTCGTGACGTTTCAACAGTTGCCCATGAGATGGGACACGGCATTCATCAATATCTATCTGCGAAACTTGGTTATTTAAACAGCGACACCACTCTGGTCCTTGCTGAAACCGCCTCTGTATTTGCAGAGTTACTCCTTTTCAAAAAACAACTTACTCTCTTACATAATCACGACCAAAAGATAGCCTTTATCTCTCAAAAGCTTGAATCTATATTCGCTACCGTTTTCAGACAGATCGCTATGAACCGTTTTGAGGAACTTAGTCATACAGGCAGGCGGCAGCATGGAGAGTTATCTGCCGAGCAATTAGGTGAGTACTGGATACAAACCCAGCAGGAGATGTTTGCCGACAGTGTGATCCTCACCAAAGACTACTCAACATGGTGGTCATACATACCGCATTTTTTGAGCACTCCGGGATATGTTTACTCCTATGCTTTTGGAGAACTTTTAGTTCTTGCACTCTACAATATATATCGTAAAGATACGGAGTGGTTTGTACCTAAATATATTGAACTATTAAAATCCGGCGGCAGCAGTACACCCTATGCCCTTGTTGAGCCCTTTGGAATTGACTTAAACTCATCTGATTTCTGGCAGGGAGGTCTTGAAGTCATTGATGATATGCTTAAAGATATAGAGCTATGATTAAACGTTATCCCCGTTCAAAAAAGCAGGGAGTTCTTAGTTTTTTCAGCACCTTTTTTGATAAAAATTCTAAGACCGATATCGTCGTAAGGCGTCCGCCACGTGTTCACCTTGGCCATCTCCATTCTGTCAGCTTTGACATGGAGAGCCCCGAGAGGCAATCTGGTATTGGCCTTACGAATATTTCACGAACCGGAATTGGCTTCTTGGCCAGTCATTGCCAATGGCCTCAACCTGGAAGCTCCGTCCAGGGAACACTGAATATTTTGAACCATAAACTACCAACAACGCTTCGTGTTGTTCACTTAACCTCTGTAGTCGTTGGCTGCCATTTCACTGTTATCGGTCAAGAGTTTTCTGAAATTCTAAGTAGTTATTTTGATGCAGAACTCGACGCCTTACGTCTTGTGAAGGTTAGCCCCCAATACCTCAAGAAAT is a window encoding:
- a CDS encoding M3 family oligoendopeptidase; amino-acid sequence: MSDSLNKNLGTTEVLWELNDLYTGVDAKEIDDDLAACQIEAKALHDEFSGRVAELSADQILKVIVRLENLATERGRLSTYAFLNFTTQTQNSQATAFLQKIREENSRISKNTVFFELEWNDLSDSHTAELLNNDILSHYRHYLSSLRRYAPHMLSRDEETLLIEISPVGRGAWTLLFEKVMGHLEFGEKKRTEEEVLADLYHQDQTVRQQAARDLTDGLNSQLHVLTHITNTLLADKMIDDRLRKYPAWVSSMNLYNELEDKTVNTLIDTVVSRYDIPKRYYHLKKKILGLKELSDYDRYAPLPDLPSTVVSWKDCRKMVIDSFTEFSSELGEIAQLFFDKNWIHAPIIPGKRGGAFAHPCTPDVHPYLMINYTGNLRDVSTVAHEMGHGIHQYLSAKLGYLNSDTTLVLAETASVFAELLLFKKQLTLLHNHDQKIAFISQKLESIFATVFRQIAMNRFEELSHTGRRQHGELSAEQLGEYWIQTQQEMFADSVILTKDYSTWWSYIPHFLSTPGYVYSYAFGELLVLALYNIYRKDTEWFVPKYIELLKSGGSSTPYALVEPFGIDLNSSDFWQGGLEVIDDMLKDIEL
- a CDS encoding PilZ domain-containing protein — its product is MIKRYPRSKKQGVLSFFSTFFDKNSKTDIVVRRPPRVHLGHLHSVSFDMESPERQSGIGLTNISRTGIGFLASHCQWPQPGSSVQGTLNILNHKLPTTLRVVHLTSVVVGCHFTVIGQEFSEILSSYFDAELDALRLVKVSPQYLKKCPAGTPVWYKGLDNSELFIVHTDNRIHEFTMVFLGNTIHWSEHLESAQYGVYQGSEVELYSQTATSLPSSIVQPSEINITAIKFIQNIKDLKRGFTDQIEKILNISSSANLG